The sequence CGTGTGTgcttattcatataaaatatcacaaaaattgtaataaataacatttgtaTATGGGCTATTGAGACTGCCGCAGTAGAATGCTCTGTTTTTACAGACATTTCAACGTTCAAGCTACCAAAAAACTGAAGTAAGGtaacattttttgtaaaaaaattgaaaaacatcACTTTTTATTACAGATCGCTAAAAATACCGATTCGTAACTTGAACAACAttgaaatatatgaaaaacaCAACACTCTAGTCCGGCAGGCTTGAACTATTGTAACTGTGGAGGATAAAGGGGGGTAGGGGGTGTATAtgtgtataaatatatcatctaTTGCTGTGTGGCACGTCGCGCGGGAAACTTGTAACCAAGGCACCGGCCGCTTCAGTCTTATAAACGGTCGTGTGAAGCTATTCCACTGTGAATGTGGGTAGTTTGATCGTAGTACTACAACCAATAGGAGTTGAGTAAAAATATCCTATTGCTTGCAAACACTTAACACTTTTTGGATGAGCATTTGGACAGATATTGTACAGAGTTGTTTCGTTGTCGATAGTCCGTTGCCAATCTCTAATAAATAACTGTATTTACCATTAAAGACACGGTAAAATTGTCAATTTGCATTATTTAAAGCTGACAGACggtaaatttatcaaaaaaccACAgccaaaatacaaaaaaatgacCAATCAAACACACCACACAGTGCGGCGAACCAATAGGTACCACCGTATAGCTTCACAGACCACAAGGTCGCAACATAATCGACTCCACCCCGTTTCTTGGTGCGCAGAGCGCGGTACCGGACACCGTGCGGGCGTTAGCAACGCACGGCCACTGTAAGACGGGCTTATATACTAGTTGACGTTACAAAACTACAGAAAcagcttttttttattaattgtgtgAGTATAAATATCTGTGTGTATAGTATAAATGGTGAAGGGTTTCCTGTGTGTAGAATGgtattgaattaataaatatatatgaatGTTAGTATGTCTTATATAAAACCGTAAACTATGCATTTGATCATAATGATCACCAGGAAAGTGTTTGGAGTCAAATCCTAAGTTGGTACAACCAATCTTCAAAAATGTACAACACGCAAAGCTGGGATGTACAGATggtatatattgtatacatCAATTGCTGTTCTTTTGTTTCACTGAAACTCAAGAATGGCTAAGCTGATTTATGGGCTTAGCTTATTTTGGTGATGTTTGTTGTAGTGCAGGGATGGTTTAAATGGTGAGAaatgtatgtataaaaaaaataattatggaaTATTAAGTCTCTGGatcatataattatgaataaatcaTATTGAACCTGTTACATTGCCTAATTGAGCAGATAATGATATGATAAATATATTGGTATCTTCACTTTGTgaggttaattttaatatctggttaatttttaacattttgttataatatgtgtGGTACAGAAGGGAATGACAGATATTTTTCATCTGACAGACTTTTCTGTAAATATACAGCACACATCAAAACAGCATTTTCGtgatttgaaagaaaattacccaatttttaaagtttggTATAAACACCTAAGATATTGAGAtttcatgtatatttaaaatctttttcATGTCTAAAACATTATCAATACTATAGAATAAGGTATTATGTTAAAAGTATAACCTTGTTCTTATTTAAAAGCTCTTTTAGGGGAAGAACTTTtcataaaagtttttaaactGTTTCATGTAGTTTTGCAaccaatttacaatttttaattacagctatgacattttattttttattatttttcatttgttttgtgATATCATTAGATTAGATatccaaaatatattgtagGTATGGGATATCTAAAATAAGGTTTCACacaaacttaaataattttgtaagatatgaatatataatagtgtatgaaaataatatttaaaattaacttttgtccaaaataaattgtcaaattgtataatagaaatattcgaaacaaaaaatatattaagaaattgcattcttttaataaaagaaaatattaaattatttattttttcttcttataaGAAATTGTACTTTCTGAATAGATgcttagttattatattaattgtaaattatagttttgtaaatataccaCAGCTGtaactaaaaatatgtttgaataCAAAATGGAAAACATGTATAACACTTAATACTAACACTTTAAAGCTTGTCCCTTTCTAGAACCTGATTTATTGGACAAAAGACTGTTACAttgcaaattgcaattttaatatcaaactGCTTTGTAATATTCAAGTTCAAGTTCAAATGGGGGTTTAATCCAATTGTATTCCATCAAAATAAGAACAGGTTTAACCAGCTATCGGGACAAGCTTTAAAACTATCACATAGCATGTAAAAACGACCCTGGAGGTCAGAGGTTGTGCGATACCGTTACGCCACAAAATCCAAGGGCCTGTTGAAGCCACCTTTCCTATTCATATACTGCCTGTACTTACGTTTTAAGACGACGTGCACCTCACCTTCAACGTTACCATCTACTTTTTTGCCTTTCGTAGTGTCGAAGCCGCAGAAACCCATTACCTTTAGCATTTCCTGTTCTTCCGGCGTTTTTCCCTCCAAATCCGCCGGCGTGACTATGGGCCGTTCGACGTAACTTTTCTTTCCTTTAGGTACGAAGGAAGTCGTTGGTGTAGGAGATATTGAGCGGGATCGACGCCGCCGTGGCGATGGTGACCGCCGTCTTTCCCGTTCTGGTGACCGTCTGCGGCGTTCTAGTGACCGCGATCGTGACCGTGTGCGCGGTCTGCGCCTGTCGCGATCACGACGGTCCCGTCTTTCGTCACGGTCACGCCGACGGGGACTAGGCGACCGGCCCATTATAACTGAAACACACAATtcctaataaataacaaattcgaatgtaaaaattgattaataattaagCAATACTCACCTAGTTTTAGTCAACAGTGTGtaaactttgtaaaataaaaactaaaaattaaaacaacagtAACACACAACCTACGCGTACGCCATTTTTGGAATGAATGACGTTTTGAATGACTGAGAAATTTGAATGTCCAAATGATGCGTTCCATTACACATCTTGGTTGTTGCTTCTGATctgattttatataatataatatatatataagaaataaatgcaattgggctaaaaattaatcaaagaaaaaattatcttggagattttatttttaataataatatgttttattctaCAGcaagaacattttatttttatttatatttaaaaacctGCGTAAAATGATTTTCGAATATTTCAGTGTTGCTatgctaaaaatatttatcttttattttttaagataatGAACACCGGAAAACTTacataatttaactttaatttaaaattaaaataagttttataataaactcgtaataataataaggtcTCCTTCAAATTACGGGTCTTGATAAATATATTCGCCCTAtgtgataaattttataacatgatgaaattataaatttatatattataattatgtaaatttaattgataataattatttgtaatttgttttgatGAATCCAAGAAGGATGGCAACATTTGTTAGTGACATCTAGTGGCCAATATTATCAACTTTTTAATCACTGCGACACCAGCGCCGCACTGCCGTCCTCGgtgaaaaaaagaaacagaTGCCGACATCGATCTTTGGAAGCGGCACGGGCAGGcctcttttttatgtatgaaaaagaaataacGCGCTCACGCGTAATGTCGGTGGTGCTAGTGCATTAAAACATACAAGAAAACGATCTGTGCGTGTATCGTTTGCAATATTATGTCGTTTGTGTGCTTAGTGTAAGTTACTCAGCTACTCAATAAGTGAAGTGATTTTGTGCTGTGACAATAATTTATCGACTTATCGCTTCTTGGACTAAGCTGCCGGTGAGTATCGGCATAATATTcgtttaattattcaaattataacaGAATCTTATAGGATGTGATGATGAAGATTGTTTAAAACACGAAATCATGGGTGTGGTTTCATGAACCGTAAATTAAAATGGGTCGTTTTTTTTAGCCTCGACCGCTGCATAATGACTAAGACGCTATATTTCGGGATGTTTGTCGCTTGCTGCGGTAATCGACGTATTTCCTTTTTCTTTCCGACATATTTACCTGTAGTGTGTATTGTAAGTCTATAAACGGTCAACGGTACCGTAACTACGTGTTCTATTCACGGTTTATGTTATTCATTACgttttttatacctatatactgGGTGTGACACTTGAATTGCTTGTTATCTACTTCAATAGAGGTGATGTCATACCTAGGGCGCGGGCTGGTGATGCAACCCGACTGATTTGCAGTGACCACTCTTTGTACATTCCTTTGTCCATAGCAACGCGCATTCAATTTGGTCGGTTAATCCGTAATCGACCTAGTAACTTGGTCgatcttataaattattgtacttaCAATCTAGAAATAAGATTGGAACAGGGTTAATAGTAAAATTGCTTGATCACTGCAGAGGTTTCTAATTTGCTGAGCATTTAAATCTAGTATTGTACAatcaatgtatttatttcgGTCTTGTTATCTCAATATCTTGGTGCAAAACAATTTATACAGATAAGATAgactatatttttcttttttgtgtagataaacttaaaatttatttaatattcaaatttggTTTGGATTTaacatagatatttttatttaaaatttttcaaaacagAATAGGTGTACCTGCATATCGTCATTAAAGAAAAGGAACCatgttattttgtatgtacCAGTATGAATGAACATGACGTAATCTAGGTTTATAGgaataaaatgcaaataacataatataacaaactatgaattatgaatattcaccaataataactataaattaataatataaatgcttGGTTGTGAATAGATTGAGGAAGGAAAAGTTCATTGAATttggtaaattaattaattttgcatattatcatatacctatatggaataatttactttaagttggcaaatctatactaatattataaagctgatgagtttgtttgtttgaacgcgctaatctcgggaactacttgtccgattcgaaaaattctttagtgttagatagctcatttatcgatgAAGGCTATAgaatatatatcatcacgctaacaccaacaggagtggagccgcgggggtgaaaccgcgcggagcagctagtatagaatatattatatgtgaaGTCCCATATCCCCTTGTGGGGTATGGGGCATTGCAATGGATTTAATGCAGTTTTTTAGtgaattaatatgtatttttacacaaatatcattttaatttataggtatAACAAAAGAGGATGAAGCATCTTTTTTCTAGACCCTTTTCACCTTAGCTTTTCACCCTAGAAATAgaaatttctattttaattcCTGTACCATAAACTGAcctttttaatctttataaaattttattattaacttacCTAGGGATGATAATGTCTATAAATATAGTgttattacaaatttacaGTGTATAAATTACGACGCAGTAATTTTTAAGTGAGCCATattgacatattttattattgtaagatagaggtacaatataatttttaacttcttcttatatctaaactaggtgcgccccgcggttttacccacatGGCTCTGCAGCTATTTTTGCAGTTCAGTTTGAGAGTGATGATAAAGTTTATAGCCTTCCTTAATAAATAGGCtttctaataatttttctaatcggaccagtagttcttgagaatAGCGcattcaagcaaacaaacaaaatgtttAGCTATAACATTCACCTATTATCACTGtattaagttataaaaataaagatgtactctcataatatgtatgtaaaattattgttttataaaacaattagtGCAAATTGCATGACTAACATtgtaataaactatttatgtagactagttaattaattttattatcacatGTGACCATATCAAAAACATATGTGCATCTGTTATCTCTTAGTGTGGTTTGATAGCCTACATcaaatgcaaatataatatatatatatatatgtatttgtgaCTATGCAAATATGCGTGTTATCTATAATTAAACATcctatatctatattatatcttctctaatatataaaaatcaatgccacttttcgttgtaattccataactcgagaacggctgaaccgatttcgataattctttttttattatattccttgaagtacgaggatggttcttatgtagagaaaacgttaatatgtaccacgggcgaagccggggcggaccgctagtattaatataaaaatgaatcacaaaGTGTGTTGGTAAGCACATAACTCAAGAACAATTTCATTCATtctcattttataatattacttggAGTATGAGGATGGTTATGGAAAGAagacgtaaacatgtaccaggggtgaagccagggcggacagctagtttataaatataaatttataaagaactagtgttgaaatcccacgggaacgggaaatatgcgggttttcctttgcaaacgcgggcgaagccgcgggcggaaatctagtaaaaaatataagtacattTCCTCAAGCAAAATTTTCGCAAGCTCTCCCAACCTTCAACTATCAAATACAATGAGGTCAACAGAGGTTTTTATTACCATTAATGTGGACAAAATCACgcattttaacatttatatacatatactaaTGCATGTATACAGTACATTAAAACTAGACACACCTAAGTTTGTAACATGCTCATGTTGTAGCCACATATGGAGTTTTGACATAGTTGCTCATACATTTAGTTTATTAAATCGTTAATATTGAATTGGGTTTGGATTTTCAAACTGAAGCATGAGATTTTGTAATGAGCATGTAACTTTTACAtgagtttaataataatctttttcTAATTAATACCAAGAGAACTACACACACAAcaacttattagttattagttgctatttacttatttttatttattctagtTTGATTAATATTGAAGAAATTTACATGTATAGTAAGAGCACCATTTGATTTAATAACGCAGTTTTGATGATACTCTACGCAAAGCCTTAAAACCAAGGATAGAATATTAAATGAagaacatttatattataaagctaaagaggtTGTTGTTTGAACACACTAATCATACCAGCAGTTCCTGAGCTACtggtacgatttgaaaaattctttcagtgttagatagctcatttatgtaggtatcctaaatcaattttattgctttttgtATGATGCTTTATTGTTGTATGCCAAAAAACGTCATTCCAATTTCATAACATCATTATTGAATAACGgactgaaaattttaaatttattgctaaTCTAAGTGAATCATGAATAAAAAGTACAGTCTCAACAAATTGTAACAACGTATATAATAGaagtttaagtaaataaaaacgaaataaagaGAATTGATATTAAACAAGCTGATTGcctgaaattttttacaattttacaaaaaggTTCAGTAGTTCGAGAAATCAAACATATAAACTCACACTTGCATTTGAACCATTACTTAGACAGTTTATATTAATACtatgtattatgttttgttGTGTGTATTGTACAGTAACTAGGcaattgaaatacatactacttgtatttttatacttaaactagctggtgcgttgtgcgcgggctgcaagcagcccgcgagccccttttgcccctgggttgaagcaatagggcagtcattagaaaatgtgttagaattcccagtccatttgtaattttctgctaacagcgattccacagtcagtcggtaatgcttataaattccccattcaagtattttccactccgggaggctgtccaccttcgagggagcgtagtgc comes from Colias croceus chromosome 23, ilColCroc2.1 and encodes:
- the LOC123702552 gene encoding U4/U6.U5 small nuclear ribonucleoprotein 27 kDa protein, whose product is MGRSPSPRRRDRDERRDRRDRDRRRPRTRSRSRSLERRRRSPERERRRSPSPRRRRSRSISPTPTTSFVPKGKKSYVERPIVTPADLEGKTPEEQEMLKVMGFCGFDTTKGKKVDGNVEGEVHVVLKRKYRQYMNRKGGFNRPLDFVA